The nucleotide window aaaatgcatcaatgacaTACCTTCCAATGGTATGAGTAATGAACTGGCTCCCAGCCGCATGACGATCATGCTCTTCACATGTCATCTCCACCATTCGGCAGCCCTGCGACGCGTGTAGGTCATAAATAAGTAAACGCTTCTAAGAGCTAGAATGACGACGCTAAGCGTAGTAAGACCAGTGTGATTATGTCCCTGACCTTGGTGTAGATTTTCAcaacacaaaagaagaagacaaatgAACAAACACATGAAACTATACAGAAGAAGGTAAAGGGCTTGCCTCTTGTTCGAAGATACGTAAGAATTGGTTGCATTTCTTGTCTTGAACACCATCTTCGGCGATTCGGACCTTGTCGTAGACAAAAGGAAGCCCTCCCCATCCATTTTTGCCACTCTCTGGCCCAAACATGGGATGAGTACAGAGGATACCAAACTCCTCTGGCAGCACCTGTTGACACGGAGATCACAACAcagatgatgatgattgatGAACATGAACCGACACCAACCGCTCCTTGGTGCATGGTATATGCACCTTAGATCTATGATCTGGATTTCAATTTGGGATTCATGTTCCTACTACATAGAAAGACAAAGCAGTTTTGTTTCATATATAGTAGTGCTATTTTTTCTCGGGATCATATGGTTTAGTCTGATGacattgttttgaaattttaagctGTTAGACAAGATACCGTGCTCCTATTGTCTCCCAAATGGAACCCACAAGCAACTTTTCTCTCCGACTTTTCTTATTGATCGATGCAGATAGCTGAGACTCTCTGGTTAATGCAGGGGACCAACAAATTGCTAGTGAGGTAGAAACAATACCATAACCAACTAGGCGTGACTGATATGAAAGCCAGATCTTTCGTGAGAAATCTTTCCAATGAAGTAAATTTGGAAGGAGAAAAGAGTCCTGGTCATGTACCTCCAGAAGGAGATTCCTGGGGAACTGCTTTACTGATAAAACGTCGGCAAAGACAGTCCCCCGTTGAAGTTTATGGATCGGGATGCTCCTGAGTACCGATTCCGTCGATAAGATCGACGTGCAGATGAAGATGATGTCCGGTTGCTCCTCGCAGAACGCATCGATGCTCCTGGAGAGAAACAAGAACCGCCGGATCAATTAACTGAATTCGAGAAGGCAATCGTCCAATGGATCTGATTAGTGTCAGGAAGAGCTTGGAGCGGATATGATTCGTACAGGAGCCAACTTACTCATGGAAAAAGACAATATAATCACAtgaatattaaataatattgtgatttttaaaatagaaaaatatttttccaccAACTTTATTCATAAAAGAATAAATTTATCATCTCGGTTCTTTTGCACCACAAGAATGGATCACAATTAAGTTGGAAAAGCACCAACAAGTGACTGGTTGTAATCACAACTGTGTGGGCCTGATGGGGTCGCACATTGACCAAGTGGCGTTCGAGCGCGTGCCCTGATAGCAGCATCATGTGCTTGGGGTGGCGCTGCACGTTGTCGAAAGCCACTGGCGCGTGGCTTTGACTGGCGCTCATTTATGAAACTGGCTAAAGTTTGGAAGTGTTCATTGTATCCAAGCTACGAGCCCTCAGCCATGAATCAAAACTCACAATTTACAATTTCTTTGAAGACTCTGATCCATAAAGACCATGATTCTACAAAATAAGATTCAATAAATACACATAAAAGTTGAACTCTTTGAGGACAATCAAGGTCACAAGTGACAAGCTGCGTCACAAGCATACGTGAAATAAATGACGAATTTAATctagtaaattaaaaatttgatttccaTGGGGGCAAAAGGACCCAAGATTTTTCTTTACAAAGTTTTTTAATCCATAAAAATTAGCTTATACTTTGAAAATAATTAACtgaattttaagagaaaatagTGTAAAAATATTTTGCAATAtccaaaatgataaaatattaagaaaaaggaTGTCTACGTGTCAATGCTTACGTTGGCTTGTCCACGTGAAGCAAAAAATGCACGCATAGCGTAACCTGTGGCACGCATGGCAAGTCATTTGGTTTTGTTGGTGGATTAGAATTACTTATGatttgacattcatttataaCAAGATCTCACTCTTGATCGTCCGTCTTACACCACTGGCATTGGGTTGTTCAAATAGACAAATATTCTGGTTATATTATGAAGATCCCCTACCTAGAAAGTAGAAAGCTCTTTCTTCTTAGCATTGTTGGCTATGAGGCCATTGCTTTTCTCTACgtcgaaaaaaaaagaaaaagaaattaattctCAATTCTCACGCCAGCAAGAAGTACGCCGTGTGAACTTTTCTGCACTCTAAAAATCAAAGGTACGAAAAGTCCACACGCCTACCATCTAGCAATCATGTTCTTTGAGTTATTCAAAATGATTTGTGAGTTATTTTGCTAatagcaacaaaatttttcaataacaaaGTGGGGATCCCACAGCATAGCGAAACTTAAGATTAAAATGGTATAATACAAAGAAATTTGCCTACGATTGTTGTACACTACGATTAAAATggtataatacaaaaaaaaaagtttgtgagTTATAGGAtcttcacatattcagattcaaatttggagtTGAACTATACCTGAATCTGATTATTTACACGGACAATCTAAATCTGACCCATATCAAACTTCTATTTTACATCCAAATTAGGCTTGGTTTCTCTATCTgatgtttacttttttttttctcatatctgacttttttaaggaaaattttgtttggatatctgatccagatccaatccattgacatgcTTAACGGTTCCTTCACTTTCATGACATGAGGGCATAAAATATGTTCTGATGAGTAGTATTATTAGATGCGGGGCAATTCAAATAGAATGTTATTAGTGTTTTTaataagtatttttgaaatattacaaagaaatttattatttttaatgaacTTTTCAAcgttttttcttgaaaaaaaagttacccATTTGCATCTGATTCAGTTGAACCAGTGAAATGACCTAtttactgacattttttttgtagaaCGGTTTTCAGAGTAATGCATGTGAGAGACATTTCATTTTAGAGACTGCAGGCAACATTTTGTGAATGACAACCTCATcccaaaatattaattttacATAACAGTGAAAACTGATGCTGTAAAAACCAATCGACCGGTACTTTGAGAGCTATTGGTAAAAACGTTTACTCTTGAAGTGTCACGTTTTTTAACAGGACACGACTTGCCGCAATTtaataactttaaaatttaccattattaggaaaattttatttttattgatttcttttttgagaaTCTTTTCAACCTTGATTAAATTTTTCCGGTAAACTCTACAGAAAATCAAACCGAATGATGGCCAGAAACTAAAAGAACGAGTCACTCTCTCCAAAGTCCAGAAAACCTGTCATTCGGGATTGCGAGGCGGCTGCTGCTAAACGGTAAGCGTCAACAGTACTGTCGTTATTCTTCACGGTAGGTACCGAAATGCGAGAAGCAAGAGGCGagggaaggagaaaaggaaagggaaaggcgagggactCACCGGATATACTGAATCCCGTTGTTCCGGCAGTACTCCGAGTAATCAGTGCGCGACGTCGCAATGACGGTGTGGCCGTATTTAGAGAGAGCTTTAGCCAAGAACTTCCCGAAGTTCCCGAACCCGACGATCCCGATCTTGAGGCCCGTAGCCTCCTGATTTCCTCCATCGGGCGGCGTTAATTCGCAGGAGCTCACATGCGCTACCTCCGCTAGTCGGCACTCCGTCAAGGGCCGCCGGACATTGAGGCCGTGCCTTGTGCCGGAAACGCCAGATGCCGAAGTGAGCCTCCTCTTTGTCTGGACGAGCGCCGGCGCCGGCTTCTGTGGGCGCCGGCGGGGCTCGTCAGCGATCGCGCGGAATCGAAGCGAGGACGACGTTGAGCACGAGGAGGCAGCCATTCTCTCCGATTCCGATTGTCGCGATGGGCGGTCCGGATCAGCTCTCGCAATTTAAAGGCCGGGCGTCATAGCAAATGACAAGGACACCCAAAACTTTTCTGGTATTTACCACGGTCgattttgtctctttcttttatccCTGGGATATTCTTCTCCCTACCCACGTGGTTTTCGTCCATGCTCTAAATCAGACTTTTAACTCGATACCGAAATTGCCCTCatatctcaatattttttttttgtaataaatgttgtgttttttatttttaaaaatttattctCTCCTCAATCAAGGATCgtttgcaatatatatattataaaagtttatgaaataagTGGTCTAAACAAACATATTATCGTTGTAAGAAGTAAAATCAATTCAGTTTACGCATCAAAAGTTACCAAGTATGAAATTATTTTTGTGAATaatatttttacttttacaAATAGTTGTGCATGAATCACTTCACAAACTATCAATTAATAAAACCATTtgtacaaaaccaggttttctgaaaaatcattttctcgCTGCGTCGTCCAAATGCTACCTTAGAGTTATTTTTGATAATTTGTATTGCACTTGTCACAAACATATGTGTGACGAATCGTCTCATATTAGCAAACTAGTTAATTAAGAAGGCATTTGAGGTACTAGAATTTTGATTTCGTAATCAAAATTCAACCTCAAACTGTAATTGgtataaacaattttttttttttggtttgatagtgtgaaattttgattccataatTAAAGAAAACTTATTTGATGAGAATTTAGTCAATTAAAACTTTCATTTCTTGTGCTTCAAAGAGATGAAGAACTTCCACATTTTAGGGAGAGATCATGCTTCTAAAACTTTGGTTTTGAAACGAGCCTATAGTTTTGTAATCAAAAATTCTTTGTTTAATAACACAATTCCcatttttaaagaatgaaaaCAATAATTCTAAACTTTCATTCATTCCAAGGAATCAAACGCCCCTTATAAAACAAACGACGGTCTCTTTTGGTAAtgagttacaacttacaacttGCAATGACGACGCTTTTGCGATCGCCATGATCAATATGTCGATTTCCACGTAAAACCAAGTGGTTGCTTTACATTGATGACAGATATGATAGAGTAGTTGATGTTTGGCTCGTTTGTTGAGTCGAGTctagtcgagttcgagttcttGGAACTTGATTCATTTATGCTCGGTTCGGCTTGAATCTTAACTTTTAAGTAGATTCAAAACTGAGTTAATCTGTTCAATGCGCGAaccagaaaacatgttttatgtaGCTCATTTAAACGAGCTTGGTCGAGCCGAagcaaacatttaaaatttacaaCACACGAGTCTATCAACTATTCTATGGACCTTGACTCGAGTTCAAaccaagctcgaactcgatgTTTTATGTGTCGAGCCGAGCGCAGGTTCAGTCTTCAAATTAAAGGTCAGAAGTTCAATGCTTAATTGCGACGATGAGATACAATAATCTAAAGACGAGAATGGGTCGGGTTTGGGATCCAAGATTTTGTCCACTTTACCGAACCAGGTCCGATTTCGGTCCCGAATGGTATCCAATATTTGCAGTTAATGAGGAGGGCTGATCGGTAATTTCCTATTTCCAAGCAATTTACGAGAGAGGTGCTTTGGTTGTACGGACAACTGCGGCGATTTGGTACCAATTTTACGCGCGAGACACGGCTCTGACCGGCCGGTATTAATCTTAAAGGTTAAGGGTAATTTGGGTACTTTTGACGGTGGCTGACGTACCCACGAGTCCTGCGTGGGAGCCAAAGGAAACGCAAAATAAAATGACCGAAATACccttcaaataaaattttaataactttttatAAGTTCTCATTTATGCATTTAAATATAACCATGgcaaatacatatatatctccccagtgaaaattttcattcaaaataaacaaagcattacaattcaaatttttagatcCAATAAAGTTTGGtatctatatatacatgcaaATACAAACGCCCCGCtaataaatatatcaaaatatctTCCCCTGTCGGTTGGACGGAGCAGATTTGTGTGGCATCCAAATCTGACCCTTTTACCCTTGGATTTGTGTGGCGAATTGTGCCGTACCGGCACATGGACCAACAACGCAATCATTTGAATCGTATCGGACTCGAAGTTGTTTGTGGATCAGCTCgaattaaatttctttttttaaatgaacacaaacaacaagaaaaatgaaaacataaaataataataataatagtaataataaaatattactCCGTGCCTCCACCGAATCGGACCCCgtatggagaaaaagaaaaaaaaaaactcattcgATCCGATTCGGCGCTTAATTTTCACAAAGCGGTTCGCAGTGGCCGGTGGGTGAAACACGAACGTGTTTTTACCTTTGTTCCATGGGAAAAACGTTGAGGTGAAAGAGTTGGCTTGGCCGACCCAACAGTCCTacacctgaaaaaaaaaatagtcagATTGGTTATTTGGACAGCCATGTGTTGCTCGTGGGGTGTGGTTTCGAGACTTGCAGCTGAATGCTTCCACTCAATTCCTTGTTTTTCAGGTGCTTTGTGCGTACTTCAATTTATGTATCGCTGCAGTACAAGTTGATGCCCTTGATACTTGAAATTGAGACGAACCACCTATGAGCCCTTACCCAACTCATTGTTCCAACCTCCTTGCCGGTGTTGTTTGCCAATAGAATGAGATGGACATCATCTAGAAATAAAACCTTAAAAGCATTAAGATATGTCTTTTAGGAGTGTCCAGTAAATAAACATTTtaacaatatttatttttttttctctctccctctactcTACCCACTTCTGTCATGCATTCTGCTAACTATTACATGGTATTAAGGTCAAATTAAACATTTGCTATCGAACactacatgaagaacatgtttgacaacaataacaagTTGTTACTGTCGTGTGAATCTACCTCAAAGATTTGGATAGATTCATAAACCATAATAATAGAATCTACCATAACCTTTGGGGTATATTCATGGGACTGTAACAATGCTACTATTGTCAAATGGGCCCATAGGGCAGCATTTCAGGGACTAACAATTTCAATCAAGATTTAAATACCTTAAATTCATATCTAGTTAATGGATCATACATGTATAACTACTAATATTTTCACTATCTAGTGTTAAGTATCCTCGTTTCATTATCCGAGAAGAGAAATCTTGTTGCATCGTGGGAAAGCTCAAGCTGGGGAATGACAGAGTTATGACTTGATTCAAGACCTTAAGCTGAAACCCTCTATAAGGATATCAGTTCCCTGGTAAAGCAGATGAAAGGTGCATCCTGCCTCAGAGAACTAGAGCCAAATTGGCTACTAGTCTACGACATGCTGAGCAGACAGTACAAATGCTCCTAGAAAGCTTGTGACCACATGATGGGCACCAACTGGAAAACGTGTAGTATAGGAAGTGGTTAATATGCGGCAAAGTGACTTCATATGCACTCTGGGCGAGCAGGAGGTTAATAATCCACCCGTAGAAGAGGTCTAAAGGCCCTCCCATTT belongs to Nymphaea colorata isolate Beijing-Zhang1983 chromosome 13, ASM883128v2, whole genome shotgun sequence and includes:
- the LOC116267039 gene encoding arogenate dehydrogenase 2, chloroplastic-like — translated: MAASSCSTSSSLRFRAIADEPRRRPQKPAPALVQTKRRLTSASGVSGTRHGLNVRRPLTECRLAEVAHVSSCELTPPDGGNQEATGLKIGIVGFGNFGKFLAKALSKYGHTVIATSRTDYSEYCRNNGIQYIRSIDAFCEEQPDIIFICTSILSTESVLRSIPIHKLQRGTVFADVLSVKQFPRNLLLEVLPEEFGILCTHPMFGPESGKNGWGGLPFVYDKVRIAEDGVQDKKCNQFLRIFEQEGCRMVEMTCEEHDRHAAGSQFITHTIGRILSYLNLESTPINTKGYETLLQLTENTISDSFDLYYGLFMYNVNATAQIENLDRAFETVKQKLFGRLHDILRKQIVERVPFQGVSNSNRDVESPYFLLKSEEVKDLSSFAVPAEDKSELLGLTKDTAEVVQV